From the Limanda limanda chromosome 2, fLimLim1.1, whole genome shotgun sequence genome, one window contains:
- the LOC132997757 gene encoding NLR family CARD domain-containing protein 3-like — RCHDIFKASTDQQRRIRVVLTYGVAGVGKTFSVQKFTLDWAEGLENQDVGLLTVLSFRELNLVKDQQHSLLTLLRVFHPALQKLTAETLAVCKPLFIFDGLDESRPSLDFNQRELVSEITQRSSVNVLLTNLIRGNLLPSALVWITSRPAASNQIPPACVDRVTEVRGFTDAQKEEYFRRRFSDEELCNRIISHIKTSTSLHIMCQIPVFCWISATVLEHMLTTDQRGKLPMTLTDLYSHFLLEFLC; from the exons aggtgccacgacatctttaaagcctccactgaccagcagagacgcatcagagtcgtcctgacctacggcgtcgctggcgttggaaaaaccttctcggtgcagaagttcactctggactgggcagagggtttagaaaaccaggatgtgggtctgctgactgtgctttcgttcagggagctgaacctggtgaaggaccagcagcacagtctcctcacgctgctccgtgttttccatccagcgttacagaagctcacggcagagacgctcgctgtctgtaaacctttgttcatctttgacggcctggatgaaagcagaccttctctggacttcaaccaaaGGGAGCTTGTCTCTGAgatcacacagaggtcatcagtcaacgtgttgctgacaaacctcatccgggggaatctgcttccctcggctctcgtctggataacctccagacctgcggcgtccaatcagatccctcctgcatgtgttgacagggtcacagaagtacgaggcttcactgatgcccagaaggaggagtacttcaggaggagattcagtgatgaagagctttGCAatagaatcatctcacacatcaagacgtccacgagcctccacatcatgtgtcaaatcccagtcttctgctggatcagtgctacagttctggagcacatgttgaccacagaccagagaggaaagCTGCCCATGACCCTGACTGACCtttactcacacttcctgctg gagttcctctgttag
- the arhgap19 gene encoding rho GTPase-activating protein 19 isoform X1, translated as MAAGKQVEENSQNKRGTVSSMVMNQEESPGDSRAGRPPVIFNPDFFVEKLRHESPEVFLELVLSNITRLIDLPGTEFSQLLGEESPKTPTGGNGGFFRSFNFLKRKDKDVVFGTPLTESCIAQIYQLIEYLSKNLQVEGLFRVPGNSVRQQTLKELLNSGADVDLASGDFHPNDVATLLKTFLGELPEPLLTHRHFHAHLKIADMTLFDEQGNKTEAPNKERQIEALQLLFLLLPQANRSLLKLLLDLLYYTAKQQDKNKMSAFNLALMFAPHVLWPRHMTAGDLKDNLKTLNSSMAFLIKHSQKLFRAPVYLRDYARVHFAGTKALQTKDDLELLAASSSPARRAVCPLKRTAAPETCQSPAQQYTEDALKDLFRHVHHNMPDSAKKKKLVRQLVKQTTSETPTNEPQQAAPAPGKKHPRSRSFGGLIKRKARAEQLTSDRRVRHISPEAFNRPGRKAGKENVILQGVNSPLTGPVLGKVGLVVKNPDFTFTENKALKVSKATPPLVTRMCFSPAQEISV; from the exons ATGGCTGCTGGGAAACAAGTCGaggaaaacagtcaaaacaaaaG AGGTACAGTGTCCAGCATGGTGATGAATCAAGAGGAATCACCGGGCGACTCTCGAGCAGGACGACCGCCCGTCATCTTCAACCCAGACTTCTTTGTGGAGAAGCTCCGGCACGAGAGCCCGGAGGTGTTCCTGGAGCTGGTGCTCAGTAACATCACTCGCCTCATCGACCTTCCTGGGACCGAGTTCTCCCAGCTCCTCGGCGAGGAGAGTCCCAAGACCCCGACGGGGGGGAACGGAGGCTTCTTCCGCTCTTTCAACTTCCTCAAACGCAAAG ATAAGGACGTTGTGTTTGGAACCCCGTTGACAGAAAGCTGCATCGCTCAGATCTACCAGCTCATTGAGTACCTCAGCAAAA ACCTGCAGGTGGAGGGTCTGTTCCGGGTGCCGGGGAACAGCGTGCGGCAGCAGACCCTCAAGGAGCTTCTGAACAGCGGCGCCGATGTGGACCTGGCGTCTGGAGACTTCCACCCCAACGACGTGGCCACGCTGCTCAAGACTTTCCTGGGAGAGCTGCCCGAGCCGCTGCTCACACACCGACACTTCCACGCACACCTTAAGATAGCTG ACATGACTCTGTTTGACGAGCAAGGCAACAAGACGGAGGCGCCCAACAAGGAGCGTCAGATCGAGgcgctgcagcttctcttcctgctgctgcctcaggCCAACCGCTCGCTGctcaagctgctgctggacctgctgTACTACACAGCCAAGCAGCAGGACAAGAACAAGATGTCCGCCTTCAACCTGGCCCTCATGTTCGCGCCGCACGTCCTGTGGCCCAGACAC ATGACGGCCGGGGACCTGAAAGACAACCTGAAGACACTGAACAGCAGCATGGCGTTCCTCATCAAACACTCACAGAAGCTCTTCAGG GCTCCAGTTTACCTGAGGGATTATGCCAGAGTTCACTTCGCTGGGACCAAGGCTCTGCAGACCAAG GACGATCTGGAGCTGCTGGCGGCGAGCAGCTCTCCGGCCCGGCGTGCCGTGTGTCCCCTGAAGAGGACGGCTGCTCCGGAGACCTGCCAGTCCCCGGCTCAGCAGTACACAGAGGACGCCCTGAAGGACCTCTTCAGACACGTCCACCACAACATGCCGGACTCCGCCAAGAAAAAGAAACTCGTCCGACAG TTGGTCAAACAGACGACTTCAGAGACGCCGACCAACGAGCCCCAGCAGGCGGCGCCAGCTCCCGGCAAGAAACACCCCCGCTCGCGGTCGTTCGGCGGCCTCATCAAG CGTAAAGCTCGAGCGGAGCAGCTGACGTCCGACAGGCGGGTCCGACACATCTCCCCCGAGGCCTTCAACAGGCCTGGAAGGAAAGCTGGGAAAGAGAACGTCATCCTCCAAGGG gtgaacaGTCCCTTAACTGGTCCTGTGCTGGGGAAGGTGGGACTGGTGGTGAAAAACCCAGACTTTACTTTTACAGAGAACAAGGCTCTGAAGGTTTCCAAG GCCACTCCCCCCCTTGTGACCAGGAtgtgtttctctcctgctcAGGAGATCTCTGTGTAA
- the arhgap19 gene encoding rho GTPase-activating protein 19 isoform X2, translating to MAAGKQVEENSQNKSMVMNQEESPGDSRAGRPPVIFNPDFFVEKLRHESPEVFLELVLSNITRLIDLPGTEFSQLLGEESPKTPTGGNGGFFRSFNFLKRKDKDVVFGTPLTESCIAQIYQLIEYLSKNLQVEGLFRVPGNSVRQQTLKELLNSGADVDLASGDFHPNDVATLLKTFLGELPEPLLTHRHFHAHLKIADMTLFDEQGNKTEAPNKERQIEALQLLFLLLPQANRSLLKLLLDLLYYTAKQQDKNKMSAFNLALMFAPHVLWPRHMTAGDLKDNLKTLNSSMAFLIKHSQKLFRAPVYLRDYARVHFAGTKALQTKDDLELLAASSSPARRAVCPLKRTAAPETCQSPAQQYTEDALKDLFRHVHHNMPDSAKKKKLVRQLVKQTTSETPTNEPQQAAPAPGKKHPRSRSFGGLIKRKARAEQLTSDRRVRHISPEAFNRPGRKAGKENVILQGVNSPLTGPVLGKVGLVVKNPDFTFTENKALKVSKQATPPLVTRMCFSPAQEISV from the exons ATGGCTGCTGGGAAACAAGTCGaggaaaacagtcaaaacaaaaG CATGGTGATGAATCAAGAGGAATCACCGGGCGACTCTCGAGCAGGACGACCGCCCGTCATCTTCAACCCAGACTTCTTTGTGGAGAAGCTCCGGCACGAGAGCCCGGAGGTGTTCCTGGAGCTGGTGCTCAGTAACATCACTCGCCTCATCGACCTTCCTGGGACCGAGTTCTCCCAGCTCCTCGGCGAGGAGAGTCCCAAGACCCCGACGGGGGGGAACGGAGGCTTCTTCCGCTCTTTCAACTTCCTCAAACGCAAAG ATAAGGACGTTGTGTTTGGAACCCCGTTGACAGAAAGCTGCATCGCTCAGATCTACCAGCTCATTGAGTACCTCAGCAAAA ACCTGCAGGTGGAGGGTCTGTTCCGGGTGCCGGGGAACAGCGTGCGGCAGCAGACCCTCAAGGAGCTTCTGAACAGCGGCGCCGATGTGGACCTGGCGTCTGGAGACTTCCACCCCAACGACGTGGCCACGCTGCTCAAGACTTTCCTGGGAGAGCTGCCCGAGCCGCTGCTCACACACCGACACTTCCACGCACACCTTAAGATAGCTG ACATGACTCTGTTTGACGAGCAAGGCAACAAGACGGAGGCGCCCAACAAGGAGCGTCAGATCGAGgcgctgcagcttctcttcctgctgctgcctcaggCCAACCGCTCGCTGctcaagctgctgctggacctgctgTACTACACAGCCAAGCAGCAGGACAAGAACAAGATGTCCGCCTTCAACCTGGCCCTCATGTTCGCGCCGCACGTCCTGTGGCCCAGACAC ATGACGGCCGGGGACCTGAAAGACAACCTGAAGACACTGAACAGCAGCATGGCGTTCCTCATCAAACACTCACAGAAGCTCTTCAGG GCTCCAGTTTACCTGAGGGATTATGCCAGAGTTCACTTCGCTGGGACCAAGGCTCTGCAGACCAAG GACGATCTGGAGCTGCTGGCGGCGAGCAGCTCTCCGGCCCGGCGTGCCGTGTGTCCCCTGAAGAGGACGGCTGCTCCGGAGACCTGCCAGTCCCCGGCTCAGCAGTACACAGAGGACGCCCTGAAGGACCTCTTCAGACACGTCCACCACAACATGCCGGACTCCGCCAAGAAAAAGAAACTCGTCCGACAG TTGGTCAAACAGACGACTTCAGAGACGCCGACCAACGAGCCCCAGCAGGCGGCGCCAGCTCCCGGCAAGAAACACCCCCGCTCGCGGTCGTTCGGCGGCCTCATCAAG CGTAAAGCTCGAGCGGAGCAGCTGACGTCCGACAGGCGGGTCCGACACATCTCCCCCGAGGCCTTCAACAGGCCTGGAAGGAAAGCTGGGAAAGAGAACGTCATCCTCCAAGGG gtgaacaGTCCCTTAACTGGTCCTGTGCTGGGGAAGGTGGGACTGGTGGTGAAAAACCCAGACTTTACTTTTACAGAGAACAAGGCTCTGAAGGTTTCCAAG CAGGCCACTCCCCCCCTTGTGACCAGGAtgtgtttctctcctgctcAGGAGATCTCTGTGTAA